In Planctomycetaceae bacterium, one genomic interval encodes:
- a CDS encoding CpsD/CapB family tyrosine-protein kinase, giving the protein MPETESENNILEHSELPSVRMTLRGDAQEIFHSLWASLFFSGHGAGKSVMVSSIGQQEGATTVASALALAGSLPAGSERVALVDLNFRSPALHRVMGLEQNLGVSEMVLDGVAPEIAAQSVTPGLDVFAAGGGSQRLLEILRSTALRGVLESLASKYDRVLVDVPAANAYPDAQMVAAIVKDTVLVVRADQTPREAVAMAKKRIESAGGRVVGVILNMRTYPIPKFLYNRV; this is encoded by the coding sequence ATGCCCGAGACTGAATCCGAAAATAACATCCTGGAACATTCCGAACTGCCGTCGGTGCGAATGACCCTCCGTGGCGACGCGCAGGAGATTTTCCACAGCCTGTGGGCCTCGCTGTTCTTCTCCGGGCACGGCGCCGGAAAGAGCGTGATGGTCAGCTCGATCGGACAGCAGGAAGGCGCCACCACCGTCGCGTCAGCCTTGGCGCTGGCGGGCAGCCTGCCCGCCGGCAGTGAACGCGTCGCACTGGTGGACCTGAACTTCCGCTCGCCGGCGCTGCATCGCGTGATGGGGCTCGAGCAGAACCTCGGCGTCAGCGAGATGGTGCTCGACGGCGTGGCGCCGGAGATCGCCGCCCAGAGCGTCACGCCGGGCCTGGATGTCTTCGCTGCCGGCGGAGGCTCCCAGCGGCTGCTGGAGATCCTGCGAAGCACGGCCCTGCGCGGCGTGCTGGAAAGCCTGGCCTCGAAATACGACCGCGTCCTGGTGGACGTTCCTGCCGCCAACGCGTATCCGGACGCCCAGATGGTGGCCGCCATCGTCAAGGACACCGTCCTGGTGGTGCGGGCAGACCAGACCCCGCGCGAGGCGGTGGCCATGGCCAAGAAGCGAATCGAAAGTGCCGGCGGGCGGGTCGTCGGCGTCATCCTGAATATGCGGACATACCCGATTCCCAAGTTCCTTTACAACCGTGTATAA
- a CDS encoding O-antigen ligase family protein, protein MPTTGRPRTDILSGAFVVAVALGAAAMALLRPDQTMILLAGAALAALLVFAALRWEITAWAWLWVLAYGVLDSTFWRGEVPGFFNLTIPRLLFVAAVLAFTLHFAFRRRPVLFDRTVLWVMWAMLVYCAISATAYGWSADSDVILQPPYFRFIGGLMFPAVMFFLMYNAARNERQVSVGLFLIFIFGWYALYIGYLQYLANAEYWAGARDFIFPAYINNPEVEAGIHFARSRGPFYSAAPQGALLVFLFFVDMFLIRRSRGFVRVLAAVQALLVVPGIFFTSLRAAYLCFLICGLIWLIWGGRRGGVLKLASGLVALLLLTGLFWQNLQQSDRLKGGVAEVSPIEDRIALLKITWQIAQEHPFTGVGYGRFAEARQSLEQDPTTRSLPPEMMQHNVFLAILAETGILGLVLLVGILVLMFRESLQLYRKMPPDAHGLLSRPLVVLFWVALANYITISMFNDTTTDFFTTGLTWTLAGLVVGYNRLLEPHRIDLPSYAPAHPEATVVPG, encoded by the coding sequence ATGCCCACGACCGGCCGGCCCAGAACCGACATCCTCAGCGGGGCCTTCGTCGTGGCAGTCGCCCTGGGCGCTGCCGCGATGGCGCTGCTGCGCCCCGACCAGACGATGATCCTCCTGGCCGGCGCGGCGCTGGCCGCCCTGCTGGTCTTTGCCGCCCTGCGATGGGAAATCACCGCCTGGGCGTGGTTGTGGGTTCTGGCCTACGGCGTCCTGGACAGCACGTTCTGGCGGGGCGAAGTGCCGGGCTTCTTCAACCTCACGATCCCGCGGTTGCTCTTCGTGGCGGCGGTGCTGGCATTCACCCTGCATTTCGCGTTTCGACGCCGCCCTGTCCTGTTCGACCGCACGGTGCTGTGGGTCATGTGGGCCATGCTGGTCTACTGCGCCATCAGCGCCACCGCCTACGGCTGGTCCGCCGACAGCGACGTGATCCTTCAGCCGCCATACTTCCGATTCATCGGCGGCCTGATGTTTCCGGCGGTCATGTTCTTCCTGATGTACAACGCCGCGCGCAACGAGCGCCAGGTTTCGGTCGGGCTGTTTTTGATTTTCATTTTCGGGTGGTACGCGTTGTACATCGGCTACCTGCAGTACCTGGCCAATGCCGAATACTGGGCGGGGGCGCGCGACTTCATTTTCCCGGCCTACATCAATAACCCCGAGGTCGAAGCGGGCATACACTTTGCCCGGTCGCGCGGGCCGTTCTATTCTGCCGCTCCGCAGGGGGCGTTGCTGGTATTCCTGTTCTTTGTCGACATGTTCCTGATCCGGCGATCGCGGGGCTTCGTTCGCGTGCTGGCGGCGGTTCAGGCGCTGCTGGTCGTGCCGGGCATATTCTTCACCAGTCTGCGGGCGGCGTATCTGTGCTTCCTGATCTGCGGGCTGATCTGGTTGATCTGGGGCGGGCGTCGCGGCGGGGTGCTGAAACTGGCGTCGGGCCTGGTGGCGCTGCTGCTGTTGACGGGGCTGTTCTGGCAGAACCTCCAGCAGAGCGACCGTCTCAAGGGCGGCGTGGCGGAGGTCAGTCCGATCGAAGACCGCATCGCGCTGCTGAAGATCACCTGGCAGATCGCCCAGGAGCATCCGTTCACCGGCGTGGGATACGGGCGCTTCGCCGAGGCGCGCCAGTCGCTCGAGCAGGATCCCACGACGCGTTCCCTGCCGCCGGAAATGATGCAGCACAATGTCTTCCTGGCGATCTTGGCCGAAACCGGAATCCTCGGCCTGGTGCTGCTGGTGGGCATCCTGGTGCTGATGTTCCGCGAGTCGCTGCAGCTTTACCGCAAGATGCCCCCGGACGCTCACGGCTTGCTCAGCCGCCCGCTGGTGGTGCTGTTCTGGGTGGCGCTGGCAAACTACATTACGATCTCCATGTTCAATGACACGACGACGGACTTCTTCACTACGGGCCTGACATGGACGCTGGCCGGGCTTGTCGTTGGCTATAACCGCCTGCTGGAGCCTCACCGGATCGACTTGCCCAGCTATGCCCCGGCCCATCCGGAGGCGACCGTTGTCCCGGGTTGA